One segment of Haloplanus natans DSM 17983 DNA contains the following:
- a CDS encoding DEAD/DEAH box helicase has protein sequence MADTTLDGMDAFTHLGERVREALSERGFSTPTEPQRRAIPPLAAGENALVLAPTGTGKTETAMLPVFDAIHRAGDRFGISALYITPLRALNRDMRDRLDWWGEYLDVEVDVRHGDTTQYQRSKQADDPPDVLVTTPETLQAMLTGEKLRTALADVAHLIVDEVHELASSKRGAQLTVGLERLRNLAGPFQRIGLSATVGSPAEVGKFLTGDRGCTLVEVDAGTNVDFRVRNPEPTAEDEALAGELATDIDIASHVRAIRDIVAAHESTLIFVNTRQTAEALGSRFKRLDAPIGVHHGSLSKEARIEVEDAFKSGAIDGLVCTSSMELGIDVGRVDHVVQYGSPREVSRLLQRVGRAGHRRDAVSEGTILVDHPDDTLEALAIARRAVAGEVEPAAIHHGSLDVVANQIVGLVMDHGEVAARDAYETLTRAYPFRDLSEAQFREVVRELSGNRLLWLEEDADRLEKSGGTWRYFYANLSMIPDEETYEVYDLSSRETIGTLDEKFVLNFATPGETFIQRGEMWRITEVDEEETRVEVTPIEDPAGEVPSWTGREIPVPAAVAGEVGEMRGVAAGGFEGGADRTAAAREFRPRYPGDERTVSEALDPVERQVEAGAPVPTNDRIVVEGQGRSVVVDAAFGHEVNETLGRLCSALVGQKTGSSVGMEVDPYRIELEVPGRTGPSDVIEVLETTDPDHVEGLLELALKNSGTLKFTLAQVAAKFGALKRYQGQGRFGADRLLAALEDTPVYDEAVREVFHTDLAVDTTAEVLERIQSGELGLVTARELTPIGTGGRSSGRELLVPENADASVVETLKERIHEDRVILACLHCTEWTRKTKVKRVPDQPRCPECESTRVAALNPWDEEAVKAVRATEKDEEQERLTERAYRSANLVQSHGKQAVIAMAARGVGPHNAARIIAKLRENEADFYRDILEQERQYARTQSFWD, from the coding sequence ATGGCAGACACGACGCTCGACGGGATGGACGCGTTCACCCACCTCGGCGAGCGGGTACGCGAGGCGCTCTCGGAACGTGGCTTCTCGACGCCCACGGAGCCACAGCGACGCGCGATTCCGCCACTCGCCGCGGGCGAGAACGCCCTCGTCCTCGCGCCGACCGGAACGGGCAAGACGGAGACGGCGATGTTGCCGGTGTTCGACGCGATTCACCGTGCCGGGGACCGATTCGGTATCTCCGCGCTCTACATCACGCCCCTCCGCGCGCTCAACCGGGATATGCGCGACCGTCTCGACTGGTGGGGCGAGTATCTCGACGTCGAGGTGGACGTACGTCACGGCGACACCACGCAGTACCAGCGGAGCAAGCAGGCCGACGACCCGCCGGACGTACTGGTGACGACCCCCGAGACGCTGCAGGCGATGCTGACCGGCGAGAAACTCCGGACGGCGCTTGCGGACGTGGCACACCTGATCGTCGACGAGGTGCACGAACTCGCGTCCTCGAAACGCGGCGCGCAGTTGACGGTCGGGCTCGAACGCCTCCGAAATCTCGCCGGTCCGTTCCAGCGTATCGGGCTCTCCGCGACGGTCGGGTCGCCGGCGGAGGTGGGCAAGTTCCTGACCGGCGATCGGGGCTGTACGCTCGTGGAGGTCGACGCCGGCACCAACGTCGATTTCCGGGTCCGGAACCCCGAACCGACCGCCGAGGACGAGGCGCTGGCGGGCGAACTCGCGACCGATATCGATATCGCCAGCCACGTCCGGGCGATCCGGGATATCGTCGCCGCCCACGAGTCGACGCTGATCTTCGTCAACACGCGCCAGACCGCCGAGGCGCTGGGATCACGGTTCAAACGCCTCGACGCCCCCATCGGCGTCCATCACGGCTCGCTCTCGAAGGAGGCCCGGATCGAGGTCGAGGACGCGTTCAAATCGGGGGCGATCGACGGCCTCGTCTGCACCTCCTCGATGGAACTCGGCATCGACGTGGGACGGGTGGACCACGTCGTCCAGTACGGGAGCCCACGCGAGGTGTCCCGGTTGCTCCAGCGGGTCGGCCGTGCGGGCCACCGCCGCGACGCCGTCTCGGAAGGGACGATACTCGTCGATCACCCGGACGACACGCTGGAGGCGCTGGCCATCGCCCGTCGGGCGGTCGCGGGCGAGGTCGAACCCGCCGCCATCCACCACGGCAGCCTCGACGTGGTCGCCAACCAGATCGTCGGCCTCGTGATGGATCACGGCGAAGTCGCGGCTCGCGACGCCTACGAGACGCTGACGCGGGCGTATCCGTTCCGTGATCTCTCGGAAGCTCAGTTCCGCGAGGTGGTTCGGGAACTCTCGGGCAACCGCCTCCTGTGGTTGGAGGAAGACGCCGACCGCCTGGAGAAGTCGGGCGGGACGTGGCGATACTTCTACGCCAACCTCTCGATGATCCCGGACGAGGAGACCTACGAGGTGTACGACCTCTCCTCGCGGGAGACCATCGGCACCCTCGACGAGAAGTTCGTCCTCAACTTCGCGACGCCCGGCGAGACGTTCATCCAGCGGGGCGAGATGTGGCGGATCACCGAAGTTGACGAGGAGGAGACCCGTGTCGAGGTGACGCCCATCGAGGACCCCGCGGGCGAGGTGCCGTCGTGGACGGGCCGGGAGATTCCGGTTCCGGCCGCCGTCGCGGGCGAAGTCGGCGAGATGCGCGGCGTCGCAGCCGGGGGGTTCGAGGGCGGCGCCGACCGCACCGCCGCTGCCCGCGAGTTCCGGCCGCGGTACCCCGGCGACGAGCGCACCGTGAGCGAGGCGCTCGATCCGGTCGAACGGCAGGTCGAGGCGGGCGCGCCCGTCCCGACGAACGACCGCATCGTCGTCGAGGGACAGGGGCGGTCGGTCGTCGTCGACGCCGCTTTCGGCCACGAGGTGAACGAGACGCTCGGGCGCCTCTGTTCCGCGCTGGTCGGGCAGAAGACCGGGTCGTCGGTCGGGATGGAGGTCGATCCCTACCGGATCGAACTGGAGGTACCCGGCCGGACGGGGCCGAGCGACGTGATCGAAGTGCTGGAGACGACCGATCCGGACCACGTCGAGGGGCTCCTCGAACTTGCGTTGAAGAACTCGGGGACGCTGAAGTTCACGCTGGCGCAGGTGGCCGCGAAGTTCGGGGCGCTGAAACGGTATCAGGGCCAGGGCCGCTTCGGCGCCGACCGACTGCTTGCCGCCCTGGAGGATACGCCCGTCTACGACGAAGCGGTCCGGGAGGTGTTTCACACCGACCTCGCCGTCGACACCACGGCCGAGGTGCTCGAACGGATCCAGTCCGGCGAACTCGGCCTCGTGACCGCCCGCGAACTGACGCCCATCGGTACCGGCGGGCGGTCGAGCGGGCGCGAACTCCTCGTGCCCGAGAACGCGGACGCGAGCGTCGTCGAGACGCTGAAAGAGCGCATCCACGAGGATCGGGTGATCCTCGCCTGCCTCCACTGCACGGAGTGGACGCGGAAAACGAAGGTGAAACGCGTCCCGGACCAGCCCCGGTGTCCGGAGTGCGAGTCGACGCGGGTCGCCGCCCTGAACCCGTGGGACGAAGAGGCGGTGAAGGCGGTGCGCGCGACGGAGAAAGACGAGGAACAGGAGCGCCTGACCGAACGCGCCTACCGCTCGGCGAATCTCGTCCAGAGCCACGGCAAGCAGGCGGTTATCGCGATGGCCGCCCGCGGCGTCGGTCCGCACAACGCCGCCCGCATCATCGCCAAACTCCGCGAGAACGAGGCCGACTTCTACCGCGACATACTCGAACAGGAGCGCCAGTACGCCCGTACACAGTCGTTCTGGGACTAG
- a CDS encoding metallophosphoesterase: MSLVEPVPGEPAAVADCGSERALVVADYHAGIEAGLRYERGVELRSNADARRGRLRALRDRVSPDRVVVLGDLVHRIGDPDRGERDEVAALLDALAVPLTLVPGNHDGGVADAYDRIDVADAGGLRLGNVGFVHGHTWPDRAVLGAATVCMGHEHPQVRLEDEVGGGRVEKAWLRGRLRVGPFADRFGVAPESLGWGDPELVVFPAFNDRSGGTWINVDGRDFLSPFLPAGLDGDAEAYLLDGTRLGSYRRV, from the coding sequence GTGTCGCTCGTCGAGCCGGTGCCCGGCGAACCCGCCGCCGTCGCCGACTGCGGGTCGGAGCGGGCGCTCGTGGTCGCCGACTACCACGCCGGCATCGAGGCCGGCCTCCGATACGAGCGCGGCGTCGAACTCCGGAGCAACGCCGACGCCCGTCGCGGGCGACTCCGTGCGCTCCGTGACCGCGTCTCGCCGGATCGCGTCGTCGTCCTCGGCGACCTGGTACACCGGATCGGCGACCCCGACCGGGGCGAACGCGACGAGGTGGCGGCGCTGCTCGATGCCCTCGCCGTCCCGCTGACGCTCGTCCCCGGCAACCACGACGGGGGAGTCGCAGACGCCTACGACCGGATCGACGTAGCAGACGCCGGTGGCCTGCGACTGGGGAACGTGGGCTTCGTCCACGGCCACACCTGGCCGGATCGAGCCGTCCTCGGCGCCGCCACGGTCTGTATGGGTCACGAACACCCGCAGGTTCGGCTGGAAGACGAGGTGGGCGGCGGCCGCGTGGAGAAGGCGTGGCTCCGGGGGCGTCTGCGGGTCGGCCCCTTCGCCGATCGATTCGGCGTCGCCCCCGAATCGCTGGGGTGGGGCGATCCGGAACTCGTCGTCTTCCCCGCATTCAACGACCGCTCGGGCGGGACGTGGATCAACGTCGACGGGCGGGACTTCCTCTCGCCGTTTCTCCCCGCCGGTCTGGACGGCGACGCCGAGGCGTATCTGCTCGACGGGACGCGGCTGGGGTCGTACCGGCGGGTGTGA
- a CDS encoding RPA family protein translates to MSASDDGPGRREVAYRLFAAEFDDATVSYAESDEERAPKYVVTPTGARVNRTFAVGVLTEVESVNDDVLRARVVDPTGAFVSYAGQYQPDAAAFFERTDPPAFVALTGKARTFQPEDGNRVYTSVRPESVSEVDTETRDRWTVSAAEATLRRVAAIADALSMDQRGDDLEAALLDRGYDASLAAGIPIALDHYGTTVAYLDAVREVALDALEVVGGDRDEVRALDVAPDDAGTTSLGPLPEAVQRAVETDAAAPDPTADDPETVTTNEEVDATEDAAPEPGTGATETAESAMDDAPTHEESVSADATPDESVASASTDTTVDDTPSSETSSDTSTDDGLGDFDEDDDLYELDEEERREVEAEFDVGFESGAEVDDPGEAGIDVPGPDDLDDGVAETGTDAVETATADTAEDADADAEGAAETTTNDGADAETSAADVDLEEAAVDAMSDFDDGDGAPHDEVVAAVVDEYGADPGAVADAIEDALMSGKCYEPSEDRLKAI, encoded by the coding sequence ATGAGCGCGAGCGACGACGGCCCCGGCCGCCGGGAGGTGGCCTACCGCCTGTTCGCCGCCGAGTTCGACGACGCCACCGTCTCCTACGCCGAGAGCGACGAGGAACGGGCGCCGAAGTACGTCGTCACGCCGACCGGCGCACGTGTGAATCGAACCTTCGCGGTCGGCGTGTTGACCGAAGTCGAGTCGGTCAACGACGACGTGCTCCGGGCACGGGTGGTCGACCCGACGGGGGCGTTCGTCTCCTACGCCGGGCAGTACCAGCCGGACGCGGCGGCCTTCTTCGAGCGGACCGACCCGCCGGCGTTCGTCGCGCTCACGGGGAAGGCCCGCACCTTCCAGCCCGAGGACGGCAACCGGGTGTACACCTCGGTCCGTCCCGAGAGCGTCTCGGAAGTCGACACCGAGACGCGCGATCGGTGGACCGTCTCGGCCGCGGAGGCGACGCTCCGTCGCGTCGCCGCGATAGCCGACGCGCTCTCGATGGATCAGCGGGGCGACGACCTGGAGGCCGCCCTGCTGGACCGCGGCTACGACGCGTCGCTCGCCGCGGGCATTCCGATCGCCCTCGACCACTACGGGACGACCGTCGCGTATCTCGATGCCGTTCGCGAGGTGGCTCTCGACGCCCTCGAAGTCGTCGGCGGCGACCGGGACGAGGTCCGTGCGCTCGACGTGGCGCCCGACGACGCGGGGACCACGTCACTCGGCCCGCTTCCGGAGGCCGTGCAGCGGGCGGTCGAGACGGATGCTGCCGCGCCCGACCCGACAGCCGACGACCCGGAGACGGTAACCACGAACGAGGAAGTCGACGCGACCGAGGACGCGGCGCCCGAACCGGGGACCGGCGCCACGGAGACGGCCGAGAGTGCGATGGACGACGCCCCGACGCACGAGGAGTCGGTCTCCGCCGACGCGACACCCGACGAGTCCGTCGCCTCGGCGTCGACCGACACAACGGTGGACGACACGCCGTCGAGCGAGACGTCATCGGATACGTCGACGGACGACGGACTCGGCGACTTCGACGAGGATGACGACCTCTACGAACTCGACGAGGAGGAGCGCCGCGAAGTCGAGGCGGAGTTCGACGTGGGCTTCGAGAGCGGCGCCGAGGTCGACGACCCCGGCGAGGCTGGCATCGACGTGCCGGGGCCGGACGACCTCGACGACGGGGTAGCCGAGACCGGCACCGACGCCGTCGAGACGGCCACGGCCGACACCGCCGAGGACGCGGACGCGGACGCGGAGGGCGCCGCCGAAACGACCACCAACGACGGCGCCGATGCCGAAACCAGCGCCGCCGATGTGGACCTCGAAGAAGCGGCGGTCGACGCCATGTCCGATTTCGACGACGGCGACGGCGCCCCCCACGACGAGGTGGTGGCCGCGGTGGTCGACGAGTACGGCGCCGACCCGGGTGCCGTCGCCGACGCCATCGAGGACGCGCTGATGAGCGGGAAATGTTACGAGCCGAGTGAGGATCGGCTGAAGGCGATCTGA
- a CDS encoding Single-stranded DNA binding protein encodes MQLDDHAEDLASDLGVDKAEVKDDLESLLEYNVPVEEAKASIRRKHGGDGGSSSAPTAKSLADVTPEDGSVTATVRVLTKGTRSIRYQGEDQVIREGEFADDTGRISYTAWEAFDFEPGDSITVGNANVREWEGRPELNLGTNTTVAAASEPVETPHQVGGSRDLIDLEPGDRGRSVEVTVQELDRRTIDGRDGETEILSGVVADETARLPLTDWDPHAEIEDGASLRLGDVYVREYRGVPQVNVTEFSTVERLDREISAPATAPSMGVGEAVASGGLFDVELVGNVIEVRDGSGLIERCPECGRVVQNGQCRAHGDVDGEDDLRVKAILDDGTGTVTAILDTDLTAEVYGGGIEDAKAAARDAMDKEVVADEIRGRIVGREYRVRGSLSVDEYGANVDADEFVESADDPVDRASELLAGVAR; translated from the coding sequence ATGCAACTCGACGATCATGCCGAGGATCTCGCCTCCGACCTCGGCGTAGACAAAGCGGAGGTCAAAGACGATCTGGAGAGCCTGCTGGAGTACAACGTCCCCGTCGAGGAAGCCAAGGCGAGCATCCGCCGGAAACACGGCGGCGACGGTGGCTCCTCGTCAGCGCCGACGGCCAAGTCACTCGCGGACGTGACGCCCGAGGACGGCTCCGTCACGGCGACGGTCCGGGTGTTGACGAAAGGCACCCGATCGATCCGCTATCAGGGCGAGGACCAGGTGATTCGCGAGGGCGAGTTCGCCGACGACACCGGTCGTATCTCCTACACCGCGTGGGAGGCGTTCGACTTCGAACCCGGCGATTCGATCACGGTCGGGAACGCGAACGTCCGCGAGTGGGAGGGACGGCCCGAACTCAACCTCGGGACGAACACGACCGTCGCGGCGGCGTCGGAGCCGGTCGAGACGCCCCATCAGGTGGGCGGGAGTCGCGACCTGATCGACCTCGAACCCGGCGACCGCGGGCGGTCGGTCGAGGTGACCGTCCAGGAACTCGACCGGCGGACCATCGACGGCCGCGACGGCGAGACGGAGATCCTCTCGGGTGTCGTCGCCGACGAGACGGCGCGACTCCCCCTGACCGACTGGGACCCCCACGCCGAAATCGAGGACGGGGCGTCGCTCCGCCTCGGCGACGTGTACGTCCGGGAGTACCGCGGCGTTCCGCAGGTGAACGTCACCGAGTTCTCGACGGTCGAGCGGCTGGATCGCGAGATTTCCGCGCCCGCGACGGCGCCGAGCATGGGCGTCGGCGAGGCCGTCGCCTCCGGTGGCCTGTTCGACGTGGAACTCGTCGGCAACGTCATCGAGGTGCGCGACGGCTCCGGGCTGATCGAGCGGTGTCCGGAGTGTGGCCGGGTCGTCCAGAACGGCCAGTGTCGCGCCCACGGCGACGTGGACGGCGAGGACGACCTGCGGGTGAAGGCCATCCTCGACGACGGCACCGGAACGGTGACGGCTATCCTCGACACCGACCTGACCGCCGAGGTGTACGGCGGCGGCATCGAGGACGCGAAGGCGGCCGCCCGGGACGCGATGGACAAGGAAGTCGTCGCGGACGAGATTCGCGGGCGGATCGTCGGCCGCGAGTACCGGGTCCGCGGATCGCTCTCGGTCGACGAGTACGGCGCCAACGTCGACGCCGACGAGTTCGTCGAGAGCGCGGACGACCCCGTGGATCGGGCGAGCGAACTCCTCGCGGGGGTGGCGCGATGA
- a CDS encoding YqjF family protein — protein MPPVLTVTGRDVLFAHWALDPAAVEPHVPDGLDVETFDGSAWVSVLALENRGFGPGPMAPPSWLRRGVPQLNLRTYVTMGGQSGVYFLSLDTGDRLAAWAGRRGFGIPFHRARMRLSRRGDEVSVRSRREGDPPAAFRARYRPTGRTYRAESDTIEEFCIERFRYFLPADEDRRFGAGGGGGGRVGELDREPWDLRPAAATIRENTLFEAAGIPAPTGDPVVQYSPGFTMRVEPLVTGTTGDATPGRLG, from the coding sequence GTGCCACCCGTCCTCACCGTCACCGGGCGTGACGTGCTGTTCGCTCACTGGGCTCTCGATCCGGCGGCCGTCGAGCCACACGTCCCCGACGGACTCGACGTTGAGACGTTCGACGGATCGGCGTGGGTGAGCGTCCTCGCGCTGGAGAATCGGGGGTTCGGTCCCGGTCCGATGGCGCCCCCGTCCTGGCTCCGACGCGGCGTCCCACAGCTCAACCTCCGGACGTACGTGACGATGGGGGGCCAGTCCGGCGTCTACTTCCTCTCGCTCGATACGGGTGACCGACTGGCCGCGTGGGCCGGCCGCCGGGGGTTCGGCATCCCCTTCCACCGCGCTCGAATGCGCCTGTCCCGACGGGGCGACGAGGTGAGCGTCCGCAGTCGCCGCGAGGGCGACCCGCCGGCCGCCTTTCGGGCGCGATACCGGCCCACCGGGAGGACGTACCGGGCCGAGTCGGACACCATCGAGGAGTTCTGTATCGAGCGGTTCCGCTACTTCCTGCCGGCCGACGAGGACCGGCGGTTCGGGGCCGGCGGCGGCGGGGGCGGGCGGGTCGGCGAACTCGACCGGGAGCCGTGGGACCTTCGGCCGGCGGCGGCGACCATCCGGGAGAACACGCTGTTCGAGGCGGCCGGGATCCCGGCGCCGACGGGCGACCCGGTCGTCCAGTACAGCCCCGGCTTCACCATGCGGGTCGAACCGCTCGTCACCGGGACGACGGGCGACGCCACGCCGGGCCGACTCGGTTGA
- a CDS encoding 2,5-diamino-6-(ribosylamino)-4(3H)-pyrimidinone 5'-phosphate reductase: MEVVVNAATSVDGKLSTHERRQVRISGAADFDRVDRLRAATDAVLVGVGTALADDPHLGVKSEDRRVERLRNGRPANPARVVADSRARTPPDATLLNDDAETYLLVSAAAPEERLAALREAGATVIEAGDERVALPAALDALEADGVDRLLAEGGGELIYSLFDAGLVDELSVFVGSLVVGGREAPTLADGEGFVADFPTLDLVGVERLDDGVVLEYRTG, translated from the coding sequence ATGGAAGTCGTCGTCAACGCGGCGACGAGCGTGGACGGGAAGCTCTCGACCCACGAGCGTCGACAGGTCCGCATCTCCGGCGCGGCGGATTTCGACCGCGTCGACCGCCTGCGGGCCGCGACCGACGCCGTCCTCGTCGGCGTCGGGACGGCGCTCGCGGACGATCCACACCTCGGCGTGAAATCGGAGGATCGACGGGTCGAGCGGCTCCGAAACGGCCGCCCCGCCAATCCGGCACGGGTCGTCGCCGACTCCCGCGCCCGCACGCCGCCGGACGCGACGCTGTTGAACGACGACGCCGAGACGTACCTGCTGGTTTCGGCGGCGGCGCCCGAGGAGCGACTGGCCGCACTCCGGGAAGCCGGCGCGACGGTGATCGAGGCGGGCGACGAGCGGGTCGCCCTCCCGGCCGCGCTGGACGCCCTCGAAGCCGACGGCGTCGACCGCCTGCTGGCCGAAGGCGGAGGCGAACTCATCTACTCGCTGTTCGACGCCGGCCTCGTCGACGAGTTGAGCGTCTTCGTCGGCTCGCTCGTCGTCGGCGGACGCGAGGCGCCGACCCTCGCCGACGGCGAGGGGTTCGTCGCCGACTTCCCGACGCTCGATCTCGTGGGCGTCGAGCGCCTCGACGACGGCGTCGTGCTCGAATACCGGACGGGGTGA
- the trxA gene encoding thioredoxin: MSKSTADGEPIHVEDADHLAELIEDHAIVLVDYYADWCGPCKMLEPTVEEIAAETDAVVLKVDIDELQTLAQERGIQSVPTLEFYANGEQAERLIGVQDKANLVEIVENLS; the protein is encoded by the coding sequence ATGAGCAAGTCGACCGCGGACGGAGAACCCATCCACGTCGAAGACGCCGACCACCTGGCCGAACTCATCGAGGACCACGCCATCGTCCTCGTCGACTACTACGCCGACTGGTGTGGCCCCTGCAAGATGCTGGAACCGACGGTCGAGGAAATCGCCGCGGAGACCGACGCCGTCGTCCTGAAAGTGGACATCGACGAACTGCAGACGCTCGCACAGGAACGCGGCATCCAGAGCGTCCCGACCCTGGAGTTCTACGCGAACGGCGAACAGGCCGAACGGCTAATCGGCGTCCAGGACAAGGCGAACCTCGTCGAAATCGTCGAGAACCTCTCCTAG